From a region of the Cucumis sativus cultivar 9930 chromosome 6, Cucumber_9930_V3, whole genome shotgun sequence genome:
- the LOC101206218 gene encoding serine/threonine-protein kinase SAPK2 isoform X1: protein MERYEILKDIGSGNFGVAKLVRDKWSGELYAVKYIERGQKIDEHVQREIMNHRSLKHPNIIRFKEVLLTPTHLAIVMEYAAGGELFERICNAGRFSEDEARYFFQQLISGVSYCHSMQICHRDLKLENTLLDGSSAPRLKICDFGYSKSSVLHSQPKSTVGTPAYIAPEVLSRREYDGKIADVWSCGVTLYVMLVGAYPFEDPEDPKNFRKTLQRILNVHYSIPHYVRISLECKHLLSRIFVADPETRITIPEIKKHPWFLKNLPVEFTDEGLEGMQSNGENEATQSIEEILSIIQEARKPGEGLIVGGQGQFVGGSLDMDDLDTDLDIDDLEASGDFVCALEC, encoded by the exons ATGGAACGCTATGAGATACTCAAGGATATTGGGTCTGGGAATTTTGGTGTTGCTAAACTTGTGAGAGATAAATGGAGTGGGGAGCTTTATGCTGTTAAGTATATTGAGAGGGGCCAAAAG ATCGATGAGCATGTTCAGAGGGAGATAATGAATCACAGGTCTTTGAAGCATCCCAATATCATAAGATTTAAAGAG GTCCTACTCACTCCCACGCATCTGGCCATAGTCATGGAATATGCAGCTGGGGGAGAACTTTTTGAGAGAATATGCAACGCCGGAAGATTCAGTGAAGATGAG GCAAGATATTTTTTTCAGCAACTGATTTCAGGAGTCAGCTACTGCCATTCAATG CAAATTTGCCACAGGGATCTTAAGCTAGAGAACACACTTCTAGATGGAAGCTCAGCCCCACGGCTCAAAATTTGCGACTTCGGCTATTCCAAG TCATCAGTGTTGCATTCCCAACCAAAATCTACTGTTGGAACCCCAGCCTACATTGCACCAGAAGTTTTGTCTAGAAGAGAATACGATGGGAAG ATTGCAGATGTTTGGTCTTGTGGGGTCACTTTATATGTGATGCTGGTTGGAGCTTATCCTTTCGAAGATCCTGAAGATCCCAAGAACTTCAGAAAGACGCTCCAG AGGATTCTTAATGTCCATTACTCAATACCACACTATGTAAGAATTTCATTGGAATGCAAGCACCTTTTATCTCGAATATTTGTAGCAGATCCAGAGACG AGAATAACAATCCCAGAAATCAAGAAGCACCCATGGTTCTTGAAGAACTTGCCAGTAGAGTTCACAGATGAAGGGTTGGAAGGGATGCAGAGTAATGGAGAAAATGAGGCAACACAGAGTATTGAGGAGATCCTGTCCATAATTCAAGAGGCTAGAAAGCCTGGGGAGGGGCTCATAGTTGGAGGGCAAGGGCAATTTGTTGGGGGCAGCTTGGACATGGATGACTTGGACACAGATCTTGATATCGATGATTTGGAGGCAAGTGGTGACTTTGTTTGTGCCTTGGAGTGCTAG
- the LOC101206218 gene encoding serine/threonine-protein kinase SAPK1 isoform X2 has protein sequence MQVLLTPTHLAIVMEYAAGGELFERICNAGRFSEDEARYFFQQLISGVSYCHSMQICHRDLKLENTLLDGSSAPRLKICDFGYSKSSVLHSQPKSTVGTPAYIAPEVLSRREYDGKIADVWSCGVTLYVMLVGAYPFEDPEDPKNFRKTLQRILNVHYSIPHYVRISLECKHLLSRIFVADPETRITIPEIKKHPWFLKNLPVEFTDEGLEGMQSNGENEATQSIEEILSIIQEARKPGEGLIVGGQGQFVGGSLDMDDLDTDLDIDDLEASGDFVCALEC, from the exons ATGCAGGTCCTACTCACTCCCACGCATCTGGCCATAGTCATGGAATATGCAGCTGGGGGAGAACTTTTTGAGAGAATATGCAACGCCGGAAGATTCAGTGAAGATGAG GCAAGATATTTTTTTCAGCAACTGATTTCAGGAGTCAGCTACTGCCATTCAATG CAAATTTGCCACAGGGATCTTAAGCTAGAGAACACACTTCTAGATGGAAGCTCAGCCCCACGGCTCAAAATTTGCGACTTCGGCTATTCCAAG TCATCAGTGTTGCATTCCCAACCAAAATCTACTGTTGGAACCCCAGCCTACATTGCACCAGAAGTTTTGTCTAGAAGAGAATACGATGGGAAG ATTGCAGATGTTTGGTCTTGTGGGGTCACTTTATATGTGATGCTGGTTGGAGCTTATCCTTTCGAAGATCCTGAAGATCCCAAGAACTTCAGAAAGACGCTCCAG AGGATTCTTAATGTCCATTACTCAATACCACACTATGTAAGAATTTCATTGGAATGCAAGCACCTTTTATCTCGAATATTTGTAGCAGATCCAGAGACG AGAATAACAATCCCAGAAATCAAGAAGCACCCATGGTTCTTGAAGAACTTGCCAGTAGAGTTCACAGATGAAGGGTTGGAAGGGATGCAGAGTAATGGAGAAAATGAGGCAACACAGAGTATTGAGGAGATCCTGTCCATAATTCAAGAGGCTAGAAAGCCTGGGGAGGGGCTCATAGTTGGAGGGCAAGGGCAATTTGTTGGGGGCAGCTTGGACATGGATGACTTGGACACAGATCTTGATATCGATGATTTGGAGGCAAGTGGTGACTTTGTTTGTGCCTTGGAGTGCTAG
- the LOC101210610 gene encoding LOW QUALITY PROTEIN: 40S ribosomal protein S6-like (The sequence of the model RefSeq protein was modified relative to this genomic sequence to represent the inferred CDS: substituted 2 bases at 2 genomic stop codons), with protein sequence MKFNIATPTTGCQKKLQIDDDAKLRPFWDKRISQEVNGDALGEEFKKVIFXKXWGVCDKQVFPMKQGVLTTGRVRLLLHRGTPCFRGYGRRNGKRRRKSVRGCIVNPDLSVLNLVTVKKGENDLPGLTGIEKPRMRGPKRASKIRKLFNLSKDDDVRKYVNTYRRTFTNKLGGFAYQCSDT encoded by the exons ATGAAG TTCAACATTGCTACTCCCACTACTGGGTGCCAGAAAAAGCTCCAAATCGATGACGATGCTAAACT CCGACCATTTTGGGACAAGAGGATCTCCCAAGAAGTTAATGGAGATGCGCTTGGTGAA GAGTTTAAAAaggttatattttaaaaataatgggGGGTTTGTGACAAGCAAGTTTTTCCAATGAAACAAGGTGTCTTGACCACTGGCCGTGTTCGCCTTTTGCTGCACAGag GTACTCCTTGTTTTCGGGGTTATGGTAGGAGGAATGGTAAGAGAAGGAGGAAATCTGTCCGAGGTTGCATTGTTAATCCAGACCTCTCTGTTTTGAATTTGGTGACTGTGAAGAAGGGCGAGAATGACCTACCTGGCCTAACAGGTATTGAGAAGCCAAGAATGCGAGGTCCGAAAAGGGCATCTAAAATCCGGAAACTCTTCAATCTCTCCAAGGATGATGATGTTCGAAAGTATGTCAACACATACCGCAGAACCTTCACAAATAAACTTGGTGGGTTTGCTTACCAGTGTTCTGATACATAG
- the LOC101206452 gene encoding RNA cytosine C(5)-methyltransferase NSUN2, whose amino-acid sequence MGGKGRGGRARTQRKHFRDNRENVWKRPRPDPNSANDNDKDGNGNGNGKPWEPFESQSPAFNEYYKEQFIVTAEEWDTFIEVLRKPLPAAFRINSSGQFCEEIRAQLQNDFMKSLQAEVTEGDEAVAIRPLPWYPDNLAWHSNFSRMQLRKNQALERFHEFLKLENEIGNITRQEAVSMVPPLFLDVHPNHYVLDMCAAPGSKTFQLLEIIHQSSKPGSLPDGLVVANDLDVQRCNLLIHQTKRMCTANLIVTNHEAQHFPGCRAHTNLFNASASGSEVKPHNTQLTFDRVLCDVPCSGDGTLRKAPDIWRKWNSGMGNGLHGLQVQIGMRGASLLKVGGRMVYSTCSMNPVENEAVVAELLRRSGGSLELIDVSNELPQLVRRPGLKKWRVRDRGVWLASYKEIIEGRQSVAIPSMFPSGRGRKNQADNNDNSELGVNHLDGSIGSSVDVSEPIMDPVDGFDEVCEFPIERCMRIVPHDQNSGAFFIAVLRKIAPLPATFEKQTSKSSNDRSRCKLPQTIADGESVEVDAAVGMDESSSEAGIISNNQGEPSSADKPACELPVHDNKDADGLDTNAGDSEAKLVDNEVDENNLEVAAIKIYSEESKQPDDGEVDPTKSSAKRKLQIQGKWKGVDPVVLFNDETVIDSVKTFYGIDESFPLVGHLVTRNSDTNHVKRIYYISKSVKDVLELNFSVGQQLKITSIGLKMFERQSSREGSSAPCLFRISSEGLPVILPYITKQILTISPVDFKHLLQYKSVKYADFVDSAFGEKASNLMLGCCVVVLGTGTNTSSDDIKVDSSTIAIGCWKGRASLSVMVTAIDCQELLERLSNRLENDL is encoded by the exons ATGGGTGGTAAGGGTAGGGGCGGCAGAGCTCGTACTCAAAGAAAGCATTTTCGCGACAACAGAGAGAACGTTTGGAAGCGTCCAAGGCCCGATCCTAACTCTGCCAATGACAATGACAAGGATGGTAATGGTAATGGGAATGGCAAGCCCTGGGAGCCTTTCGAATCTCAAAGTCCCGCGTTCAATGAGTATTACAAG GAGCAATTTATTGTTACTGCGGAAGAATGGGATACGTTTATTGAGGTTCTTCGGAAGCCATTGCCTGCCGCTTTTAGGATCAATTCTAG TGGACAGTTCTGTGAAGAAATACGTGCCCAGTTACAAAATGACTTCATGAAATCTCTTCAAGCCGAG GTCACTGAAGGTGATGAAGCTGTGGCTATTAGACCGTTACCTTGGTACCCTGACAATCTTGCGTGGCATTCAAATTTTTCAAGAATGCAATTGCGGAAGAACCAAGCTCTTGAGAG GTTTCATGAGTTCTTGAAgctagaaaatgaaattgggaACATTACAAGGCAGGAGGCTGTTAGCATG GTACCTCCTCTTTTTCTTGATGTACATCCAAATCACTATGTACTCGACA TGTGTGCTGCTCCAGGCTCCAAAACATTTCAATTACTTGAGATCATACACCAGTCCAGCAAGCCTGGATCTCTACCTGACGGATTG GTAGTGGCAAATGATTTAGATGTCCAAAGATGTAATCTTCTCATCCACCAAACTAAAAGAATGTGCACTGCCAACCTCATTGTTACGAATCACGAAGCACAACATTTTCCTGGATGTCGAGCACATACCAATTTGTTCAATGCTTCTGCATCAGGGAGTGAAGTAAAACCTCATAACACTCAACTTACCTTTGATCGTGTTCTATGTGATGTTCCCTGTAGTGGAGATGGTACTCTTCGCAAGGCTCCGGATATATGGAGGAAATG GAATTCTGGGATGGGTAATGGTTTGCATGGCTTACAAGTGCAGATAGGCATGCGAG GTGCCTCTTTACTTAAAGTTGGTGGAAGAATGGTTTACTCAACCTGCTCAATGAATCCTGTTGAAAATGAGGCCGTTGTTGCGGAG CTTCTGCGGAGATCTGGAGGCTCTCTTGAACTCATTGATGTCTCAAATGAACTTCCACAACTTGTTCGTCGTCCCGGTCTCAAGAAATGGAGG GTGCGTGATAGAGGTGTATGGTTAGCATCCTAcaaagaaattattgaaggTCGCCAGAGTGTGGCAATTCCAAGCATGTTTCCTTCTGGTAGAGGCCGTAAGAACCAAGCAGACAATAATGACAACTCAGAATTGGGGGTAAATCATCTGGACGGTTCCATTGGCAGTTCTGTTGATGTATCTGAGCCAATAATGGATCCTGTAGATGGATTTGATGAGGTTTGTGAATTTCCTATCGAGCGTTGCATGAGGATAGTGCCTCATGATCAAAATAGTGGAGCCTTCTTTATTGCAGTATTACGCAAAATTGCCCCTTTGCCAG CTACTTtcgaaaaacaaacttcaaagtCTTCAAATGATCGGTCTCGTTGCAAGCTTCCACAGACTATTGCGGATGGTGAGAGTGTGGAAGTTGATGCAGCAGTTGGGATGGATGAAAGCTCCTCAGAAGCTgggattatttcaaataatcaaGGGGAACCCAGTTCTGCAGACAAACCAGCTTGCGAACTTCCAGTTCATGATAATAAAGATGCAGATGGTTTGGACACTAATGCAGGCGATTCGGAGGCCAAGTTAGTTGATAATGAGGTGgatgaaaataatttggaaGTTGCTGCTATAAAAATTTACTCAGAGGAGTCTAAGCAGCCTGATGATGGTGAAGTGGATCCTACAAAAAGCTCTGCGAAGAGAAAGTTACAGATTCAGGGGAAGTGGAAGGGTGTTGACCCTGTTGTACTGTTCAATGATGAAACCGTTATTGATAGCGTAAAGACATTTTACGGTATTGATGAGTCTTTCCCATTGGTTGGCCACCTCGTGACTCGAAATAGTGACACTAACCATGTGAAAAGAATCTATTACATATCCAAGTCTGTTAAGGATGTCCTTGAGTTGAATTTTTCAGTTGGGCAGCAGCTTAAGATAACATCTATTGGTCTGAAGATGTTT GAGAGGCAATCATCAAGAGAAGGTAGCTCTGCGCCATGTTTATTCCGTATATCATCAGAAGGATTGCCTGTGATACTCCCGTACATCACCAAGCAAATCCTAACCATTTCTCCCGTGGATTTCAAGCATctattacaatataaaagtGTTAAATATGCAGATTTTGTTGATTCTGCGTTTGGTGAGAAGGCATCAAATCTAATGCTAGGTTGCTGTGTGGTAGTTTTGGGTACAG GAACTAACACCTCTTCGGACGATATCAAAGTTGACTCGTCCACTATAGCCATTGGTTGCTGGAAAGGGAGGGCCAGTCTGAGTGTTATGGTGACAGCAATCGATTGCCAAGAACTGCTTGAAAGGCTTTCGAATCGACTTGAAAATGATTTGTAA
- the LOC101206695 gene encoding ras-related protein Rab11A — translation MASGGGYGDANQKIDYVFKVVLIGDSAVGKSQILARFARNEFSLDSKATIGVEFQTRTLVIQHKSVKAQIWDTAGQERYRAVTSAYYRGALGAMLVYDITKRQTFDHIPRWLEELRSHADKNIVIILIGNKSDLEDQRAVPTEDAKEFAEKEGLFFLETSALESTNVENAFMTVLTEIFSIMNRKNLAAGENQGNGNSASLAGGKKIIIPGPAQEIPAKSKMCCST, via the exons ATGGCGAGCGGTGGTGGGTATGGGGATGCTAATCAGAAGATTGATTATGTGTTCAAAGTGGTGTTGATCGGAGATTCTGCGGTGGGTAAATCTCAGATTCTTGCCCGGTTTGCTAGAAACGAGTTTAGCTTGGATTCGAAGGCTACAATCGGGGTTGAGTTTCAGACTAGGACACTCGTTATTCAGCATAAGAGTGTTAAAGCTCAGATCTGGGATACTGCGGGCCAGGAGAg ATACAGAGCAGTTACAAGTGCATATTACAGAGGGGCTCTTGGGGCAATGCTTGTTTATGATATCACGAAACGCCAGACCTTCGATCACATACCTCGGTGGCTCGAGGAGTTGCGGAGCCATGCTGACAAGAACATCGTTATTATCTTAATAGGAAACAAAAGTGATCTCGAAGACCAGCGTGCAGTCCCCACTGAGGATGCCAAGGAATTCGCTGAGAAAGaaggtttgtttttcttggagaCCTCAGCACTGGAATCGACCAATGTGGAGAATGCCTTCATGACTGTCCTAACTGAGATCTTCAGCATCATGAACAGAAAGAACTTAGCTGCTGGTGAAAATCAAGGCAACGGCAACTCTGCATCCCTCGCTGGTGGTAAGAAGATCATTATCCCTGGACCGGCGCAAGAAATCCCGGCTAAGAGCAAGATGTGCTGTTCAACATGA